The following are encoded together in the Phaseolus vulgaris cultivar G19833 chromosome 9, P. vulgaris v2.0, whole genome shotgun sequence genome:
- the LOC137821353 gene encoding probable 26S proteasome regulatory subunit p27 isoform X2, translating into MVATNVKAETMSLMDKRSAVEAEMNAIIARLSQPGAPGLSGGLLNSEGFPRSDIDIPVVRAERRRLAELRNDHKEITEKIDQNIQILHSARLGSSVYKNPDTQTSSTIDTVASMTAQNVLMRHSPNSMDVDVLISRPFAMVDEIADASPAVEDGLQLGDQILKFGNVEAGDNLLQRLSSEAQSNLGRAVPVVIVRQGTVINITITPRSWQGRGLLGCHFRIL; encoded by the exons ATGGTGGCGACGAACGTGAAGGCAGAAACCATGTCTCTCATGGACAAGCGCAGCGCAGTGGAGGCTGAGATGAACGCCATCATCGCTCGCCTCTCACAGCCCGGAGCTCCTGGTTTGTCCGGCGGTCTCCTCAATTCGGAG GGCTTTCCTCGTTCCGATATCGACATCCCCGTTGTTCGAGCCGAACGACGTCGCCTTGCAG AGTTGCGCAATGACCACAAGGAGATAACTGAGAAAATAGACCAGAATATTCAAATTCTGCATTCAGCAAGACTTGGGTCATCGGTCTACAAGAATCCAG ATACTCAGACCTCATCAACTATAGACACTGTTGCATCGATGACAGCACAAAATGTCCTTATGAGACATTCTCCCAATTCAATGGATGTGGATGTGTTGATTAGTAGACCCTTCGCTATGGTAGATGAGATAGCAGACGCGTCGCCAGCAGTGGAGGATGGTTTACAACTTGGAGATCAAATTCTTAAATTTGGCAATGTGGAAGCAGGTGATAATTTGCTCCAAAGGCTTTCTTCGGAGGCTCAGTCAAATCTGGGTCGTGCAGTACCAGTTGTTATTGTGAGGCAAGGCACAGTGATCAACATAACTATTACACCTAGATCTTGGCAAGGCAGAGGACTACTGGG ATGTCATTTTCGGATCTTGTAG
- the LOC137821353 gene encoding probable 26S proteasome regulatory subunit p27 isoform X1, with protein sequence MVATNVKAETMSLMDKRSAVEAEMNAIIARLSQPGAPGLSGGLLNSEGFPRSDIDIPVVRAERRRLAELRNDHKEITEKIDQNIQILHSARLGSSVYKNPVNDDGSDTQTSSTIDTVASMTAQNVLMRHSPNSMDVDVLISRPFAMVDEIADASPAVEDGLQLGDQILKFGNVEAGDNLLQRLSSEAQSNLGRAVPVVIVRQGTVINITITPRSWQGRGLLGCHFRIL encoded by the exons ATGGTGGCGACGAACGTGAAGGCAGAAACCATGTCTCTCATGGACAAGCGCAGCGCAGTGGAGGCTGAGATGAACGCCATCATCGCTCGCCTCTCACAGCCCGGAGCTCCTGGTTTGTCCGGCGGTCTCCTCAATTCGGAG GGCTTTCCTCGTTCCGATATCGACATCCCCGTTGTTCGAGCCGAACGACGTCGCCTTGCAG AGTTGCGCAATGACCACAAGGAGATAACTGAGAAAATAGACCAGAATATTCAAATTCTGCATTCAGCAAGACTTGGGTCATCGGTCTACAAGAATCCAG TTAATGATGATGGTTCAGATACTCAGACCTCATCAACTATAGACACTGTTGCATCGATGACAGCACAAAATGTCCTTATGAGACATTCTCCCAATTCAATGGATGTGGATGTGTTGATTAGTAGACCCTTCGCTATGGTAGATGAGATAGCAGACGCGTCGCCAGCAGTGGAGGATGGTTTACAACTTGGAGATCAAATTCTTAAATTTGGCAATGTGGAAGCAGGTGATAATTTGCTCCAAAGGCTTTCTTCGGAGGCTCAGTCAAATCTGGGTCGTGCAGTACCAGTTGTTATTGTGAGGCAAGGCACAGTGATCAACATAACTATTACACCTAGATCTTGGCAAGGCAGAGGACTACTGGG ATGTCATTTTCGGATCTTGTAG